The following are from one region of the Prionailurus bengalensis isolate Pbe53 chromosome A2, Fcat_Pben_1.1_paternal_pri, whole genome shotgun sequence genome:
- the TAS2R16 gene encoding LOW QUALITY PROTEIN: taste receptor type 2 member 16 (The sequence of the model RefSeq protein was modified relative to this genomic sequence to represent the inferred CDS: inserted 2 bases in 1 codon; deleted 1 base in 1 codon; substituted 2 bases at 2 genomic stop codons): MMPLRLTIFFITIYVLKSLRVIMQRSLMFAVLGXEWVQAKRLSSVDLSLICLGICCFCLQWASDLYNFCSYFNPNYVFWYLSITXEFTNTLTFWLTSLLAVFYCVKVSSFTSHLFXLRWRMLRFVPRMLLGSLLVFCVSIIFSTIRNCVNVRLITVGRFSTNSTMVKGLKTFHLFTISHLMVALVIPFLLFLASTIMLMASLFQHMEQMQHHSTGHCSSSMKAHTTALRSLTIFLVLFTSYLLTLLISIMSISLDKRSWFRAWGAVICAIVSIHAA; encoded by the exons ATGATGCCCCTCCGGCTCACTATCTTCTTCATAACCATCTATGTGCTCAAATCCTTGAGAGTAATTATGCAGAGGAGCTTAATGTTTGCAGTGCTGGG AGAGTGGGTGCAGGCCAAAAGGCTGTCATCGGTGGACTTGAGTCTCATCTGCCTGGGTATTTGCTGCTTCTGTCTACAGTGGGCATCTGACTTATACAATTTTTGCTCCTATTTTAACCCTAACTATGTATTTTGGTACTTATCAATCACCTGAGAATTTACTAATACTCTTACTTTCTGGTTAACCAGCTTGCTTGCTGTCTTCTACTGTGTCAAAGTCTCTTCCTTTACCAGT CACCTCTTCTAGCTGAGGTGGAGAATGTTGAGATTTGTTCCTCGGATGTTGCTGGgttctttgttggttttttgtgtgtCAATCATCTTTTCAACTATTAGGAATTGTGTCAATGTTCGCTTAATCACCGTGGGGCGTTTCTCTACAAACAGCACTATGGTTAAGGGACTTAAGACATTCCATTTGTTTACCATATCTCATCTAATGGTTGCATTGGTTATTCCTTTCCTCCTGTTCCTGGCCTCCACCATCATGCTCATGGCCTCACTGTTCCAACACATGGAGCAGATGCAACACCATAGCACTGGTCACTGCAGCTCCAGCATGAAAGCTCACACCACTGCCCTCAGGTCTCTCACCATTTTCCTCGTCCTCTTCACTTCTTACTTGCTGACCCTACTCATCTCTATTATGAGTATCTCATTGGATAAGAGGTCTTGGTTCAGGGCTTGGGGAGCTGTCATCTGTGCTATAGTCTCTATTCACGCTGCTTAA